In one window of Blastopirellula marina DNA:
- a CDS encoding efflux RND transporter permease subunit, translating into MLNNIILFALRNRLVVVMAALAVMVVGSVITVRLPIDVLPNLTRPRVVVIAESHGLSPEEVEQRITYVLERSLIGASGVQAVRSSSDIGFSVIYVEFDWGTDIYTARQIVQERLALEQDNLPPDTDVQMAPMSSLLGQIMIVGMWSDDGSTSPLEIRTMADWTVRQRLLTIPGVAQVIPMGGGRKQYQVLVDLHKMHQYDLQLADIEKALSESNLNVTGGYVDQNSQELLVRGLGLLKTIDDIEDVPLTTDRHRPVLMRHVAEIQEGAQIKRGDSSVNGRDAVVLTIQKQPNVDTRMITEQINQAIADLKLAMPKDVQIETTYQQREFIDHSVTNVIEALRDGAILVVIILFIFLFNFRTTFITVTAIPLSILVTSLIFYFLGMSINVMTLGGIAVAMGELVDDAIVDVENIFRRLKANAKLENPRPVLKVIFDASVEVRNAIIISTVLVIVVFAPLFALSGMEGRLFTPLGVAYIISILASTLVSLTVTPVLSYYLLPNAKATHQGDGFFLRFLKWIIQPVVRAGLTQNGIAVILSGVLIAVVGSGFLVTRLGTDFLPPFDEGAVQVNLFAPPGTSLATSRKIAKLVDNELGKLTKSEANPDGPLLWYTTKTGRAEQDEHAMGVNVTETVISLNPEVHNGRDEMIAILHEATEDVPGVEIEIEQPIAHLISHMLSGVTAQIAIKIYGDDLTQLRRTANNVKNAISDIEGIAPPVVEQQAMIPQFRVELKRDALAYYGVPASFVNETIETALNGRVVTQLYQGQRSFDVLVRLEDRYRTDLDSLSRFPLELENGQRVPLSVLANVYEAGGPNTIQREDGRRRIVVRVNTLGKDLGTAVAEIDERIRSDVEFPEGYFFTMGGQFEAQQSASTRIFGLSIVALLVTFVVLYSAYPSTSIVLQILFSLPAAFVGGVLALLITGQTLSIAALVGFISLGGIAARNGLLLVSTYLEQYREEGFTQQMIINGSLERLAPVLMTALTTGIGLVPLVIGGSQPGKEMLFPVATVILGGLVTSTFCEFLVRPGMFWFFGKEAAERLAMEETSPDSIE; encoded by the coding sequence ATGTTAAATAACATCATTCTGTTCGCCCTCCGCAATCGGCTGGTCGTCGTCATGGCGGCCCTGGCCGTGATGGTTGTGGGGAGCGTCATTACCGTACGACTACCAATCGACGTGTTGCCGAACCTGACCCGGCCGCGCGTGGTGGTGATTGCCGAATCGCACGGGCTATCGCCGGAAGAAGTTGAACAGCGTATCACCTACGTGCTGGAGCGCAGCCTGATCGGTGCCTCCGGCGTGCAAGCGGTGCGTAGCTCGTCCGACATTGGGTTCTCGGTCATCTACGTCGAGTTCGACTGGGGAACCGATATTTATACGGCTCGCCAGATTGTCCAGGAACGCCTGGCGCTCGAGCAGGATAACCTGCCGCCAGATACCGACGTGCAGATGGCCCCTATGTCTTCGCTGCTGGGGCAGATCATGATCGTCGGCATGTGGAGCGACGACGGTTCGACCTCGCCGCTGGAAATCCGCACCATGGCCGACTGGACCGTTCGCCAACGGCTGCTCACCATTCCCGGCGTCGCCCAGGTGATCCCCATGGGAGGCGGACGCAAGCAGTACCAGGTGCTGGTCGACTTGCACAAGATGCACCAGTACGACCTGCAACTGGCCGACATCGAGAAAGCGCTCAGCGAAAGCAACTTGAACGTGACCGGCGGCTACGTCGATCAGAACTCGCAAGAGCTATTGGTGCGCGGGCTGGGCCTTCTGAAAACGATCGATGACATCGAAGACGTTCCTCTCACAACCGATCGCCATCGACCGGTGCTAATGCGGCACGTTGCCGAAATCCAGGAAGGCGCGCAAATCAAGCGAGGCGATTCCAGTGTTAACGGCCGCGACGCCGTGGTGCTGACCATTCAAAAGCAGCCCAACGTCGACACGCGGATGATCACCGAGCAGATCAACCAGGCCATCGCCGACTTGAAACTGGCGATGCCCAAAGATGTGCAGATCGAAACGACCTACCAGCAGCGCGAATTCATCGATCATAGCGTTACCAACGTGATCGAGGCTCTGCGCGATGGTGCCATTCTGGTGGTCATTATCCTGTTCATCTTCCTGTTCAACTTCCGCACCACGTTCATCACCGTGACGGCAATTCCCCTGTCGATTCTCGTCACGTCGCTGATCTTCTATTTCCTGGGAATGTCGATCAACGTGATGACTCTCGGTGGCATTGCGGTCGCCATGGGGGAACTGGTCGACGACGCGATTGTCGACGTCGAAAACATCTTCCGCAGGCTCAAAGCGAACGCGAAGCTCGAAAACCCTCGGCCGGTGCTGAAGGTCATTTTCGACGCGAGCGTGGAAGTGCGTAACGCGATCATCATCAGTACCGTGCTGGTGATTGTCGTCTTCGCTCCTCTGTTCGCGTTGAGCGGCATGGAAGGCCGACTGTTCACGCCGCTGGGTGTGGCGTACATCATTTCAATTCTCGCCTCGACTCTCGTGTCGCTGACGGTGACGCCTGTTCTTTCGTATTACCTGCTTCCCAACGCCAAGGCCACGCACCAAGGAGATGGCTTCTTCCTACGATTTTTGAAGTGGATCATCCAGCCGGTCGTCCGCGCTGGTCTCACGCAAAATGGAATCGCGGTGATCCTCTCTGGCGTGCTGATCGCCGTGGTCGGCAGCGGCTTCCTGGTCACGCGGCTGGGCACCGACTTTTTGCCTCCGTTCGACGAAGGTGCCGTGCAGGTCAACTTGTTCGCGCCTCCTGGCACCTCGCTGGCAACGAGCCGCAAGATCGCCAAGCTGGTTGATAACGAGCTCGGCAAGCTGACCAAAAGCGAAGCCAACCCCGATGGTCCCCTGCTGTGGTACACGACCAAAACGGGTCGCGCCGAGCAGGACGAACACGCGATGGGGGTCAACGTGACCGAGACGGTCATTTCGCTCAATCCCGAGGTTCACAACGGACGCGACGAAATGATCGCGATCCTGCACGAAGCGACCGAAGATGTCCCTGGCGTCGAGATCGAAATCGAGCAGCCGATCGCCCACTTGATCAGCCACATGCTCTCCGGCGTGACGGCTCAGATCGCCATCAAGATCTACGGCGACGACCTGACGCAGCTTCGCCGCACGGCGAACAACGTCAAGAATGCGATCTCCGACATCGAAGGCATCGCCCCGCCGGTCGTCGAGCAGCAAGCGATGATCCCGCAGTTTCGGGTCGAGCTGAAACGAGACGCGCTGGCCTACTACGGTGTGCCTGCTTCGTTCGTGAACGAGACGATCGAAACAGCCCTCAACGGTCGAGTCGTCACGCAACTGTACCAGGGACAGCGCAGCTTTGATGTGCTGGTTCGCCTGGAAGATCGCTACCGAACCGATCTCGATAGCCTGAGTCGGTTTCCCTTGGAACTGGAAAATGGCCAGCGCGTTCCTCTTTCGGTGCTGGCCAACGTTTACGAAGCTGGCGGGCCGAACACCATCCAGCGCGAAGATGGCCGACGCCGGATCGTTGTCCGCGTGAACACGCTGGGCAAAGACCTGGGCACCGCCGTGGCCGAGATCGACGAGCGCATCCGCAGCGATGTCGAGTTCCCCGAAGGGTACTTCTTCACGATGGGTGGCCAGTTCGAGGCTCAGCAAAGTGCCAGCACGCGGATCTTCGGTCTTTCGATCGTGGCCCTGCTGGTCACGTTTGTCGTGCTGTACTCGGCCTATCCGTCGACCAGCATCGTGCTGCAGATCTTGTTCAGCTTGCCGGCAGCGTTTGTCGGGGGGGTGCTCGCTTTGCTGATCACCGGGCAAACCCTTTCGATCGCAGCCCTGGTCGGGTTCATCTCGCTGGGTGGTATTGCGGCCCGCAATGGTTTGCTGTTGGTTTCCACTTACCTGGAGCAGTACCGCGAAGAAGGCTTCACCCAGCAGATGATCATCAACGGCAGCCTGGAACGGCTGGCTCCGGTGCTGATGACCGCGCTGACCACCGGTATCGGCCTGGTGCCGCTGGTGATTGGTGGAAGCCAGCCTGGGAAGGAGATGCTGTTCCCGGTGGCCACGGTCATCCTGGGCGGCCTGGTGACCAGTACATTCTGCGAATTCCTTGTAAGACCCGGCATGTTCTGGTTCTTCGGAAAAGAAGCCGCAGAGCGTCTGGCAATGGAGGAAACTTCGCCCGATAGCATCGAGTAG
- a CDS encoding DNA-methyltransferase produces the protein MPRKVSKAARPSFELNSVYHGHARDVLQTFPDEVIDCVVSSPPYFQQRNYDGDDQIGQEISPEEYVQSLVEVFREVRRTLKETGALWLVLGDKYLDGELLGLPWQVALALRADGWKLRSDVIWHKPNAMPSSVKTRPTTDHEYVFLLVKNNQYFYDADAIREPHVTFSENSKMKGGRNHFHRRGSTPEAGKNGGNNNLHDARWDQAFHPKGRNKRTVWSIPLSKFRDAHFAVFPETLVETCINATCPEDGTVLDPFFGSGTTGVVAKRLGRSYVGIDQSEKYVEMAKGRLADTKNGQLSLPGLGK, from the coding sequence ATGCCACGGAAGGTTTCGAAGGCGGCTCGGCCGAGTTTCGAGTTGAACTCCGTTTATCACGGACATGCCCGTGATGTTCTGCAGACCTTCCCCGATGAAGTGATCGACTGCGTGGTGAGCAGCCCGCCGTACTTCCAGCAGCGTAATTACGACGGCGACGATCAGATCGGCCAAGAGATCTCGCCGGAAGAGTACGTGCAGAGCCTGGTCGAGGTCTTCCGCGAAGTTCGCCGCACGCTCAAGGAGACAGGCGCGTTGTGGCTGGTCCTAGGAGACAAATACCTCGACGGCGAACTGTTGGGTTTGCCCTGGCAAGTGGCCCTCGCGCTGCGGGCCGATGGCTGGAAGCTCCGCAGCGATGTCATTTGGCATAAGCCCAACGCGATGCCCAGTAGCGTGAAGACGCGGCCGACGACCGATCACGAGTATGTCTTTCTGCTGGTCAAGAACAACCAGTATTTCTACGACGCCGACGCGATCCGCGAGCCGCACGTCACCTTCAGTGAAAACAGCAAGATGAAGGGGGGCCGCAATCACTTTCATCGCCGCGGCAGCACGCCGGAGGCAGGCAAGAATGGTGGCAACAACAATCTGCACGATGCCCGCTGGGATCAGGCGTTTCATCCGAAGGGACGCAACAAGCGGACCGTCTGGTCGATTCCTCTTTCCAAGTTCCGCGATGCCCACTTCGCCGTCTTCCCCGAGACGCTGGTCGAGACATGCATCAACGCAACCTGCCCGGAAGATGGCACGGTGCTCGACCCCTTCTTTGGCAGCGGCACGACGGGCGTTGTCGCCAAGCGCCTAGGCCGCAGCTACGTGGGGATCGACCAATCAGAAAAGTATGTCGAGATGGCCAAGGGACGCCTGGCCGATACGAAGAATGGGCAGCTCAGTTTGCCTGGCCTTGGGAAGTAA
- the argS gene encoding arginine--tRNA ligase produces MNILALLRARFKPVLQPLADDAGPLLEMIRPAGDPKFGDYQANFAMGLAKKLGKSPRDLATEVVAAVNVEDICETPEVAGPGFINLKLREEWIQQQLQNAKTDSRIGIEKVEAPRTYVVDYSSPNVAKPMHVGHIRSTVIGDALCRTLKFVGHSVISDNHLGDWGTQFGMIIYGYKHFADKDAYKAAPVPELSRIYREVRGLMDYFDAKKELPQLIEKLAERTAEYEAAKNAPEPADKAEAKKQKKEVGRFQSQIGDLNEAIESTKAKIAKTEDSPELKKLAEAHAEISTAVLQETVKLHEGDAENIALWKEFLPFCEDEIKRVYERLNVTFDHQLGESFYHDRLAAVVEDFERRGLAKESQGATCVFLDGFKAPMIIRKRDGAFLYSTTDLATIAYRMEHWKPDAILYVVDFRQGEHFDKLFAATRLWGYTDIELKHVSFGTVMGDDGKPFKTRSGDTVGLEGLLDEAVSRAYKVVSEGDERQPDGPKLDEAQRKQISETVGIAALKYGDLSQNRETDYTFSYDKMLALNGNTATYMQYAYARVQNIFRKGEVDIEALRSSGATITVEHPAERQLAMAILRFSEALDDVLLDYRPNYLTNYLFDQLAKSYSSFYDQCEVLSAGTEEQKNSRLLLCDLTARVIQQGLDLLGIQTVDKM; encoded by the coding sequence ATGAATATTCTTGCTCTGCTTCGTGCCCGATTTAAGCCAGTGCTGCAGCCGCTTGCCGACGACGCGGGCCCGCTGCTGGAAATGATTCGCCCTGCTGGCGATCCCAAGTTCGGCGACTACCAGGCCAACTTCGCGATGGGCCTGGCCAAGAAGCTCGGCAAGAGCCCGCGCGATCTGGCTACCGAAGTGGTTGCGGCGGTGAACGTGGAAGATATCTGCGAAACTCCAGAAGTCGCCGGACCTGGCTTCATCAACCTGAAGCTCCGCGAAGAGTGGATCCAGCAGCAGCTGCAAAACGCGAAGACTGACTCGCGGATTGGTATCGAAAAGGTTGAAGCCCCGCGGACGTACGTGGTCGACTACTCTTCGCCGAACGTGGCCAAGCCGATGCACGTCGGGCACATCCGCAGCACCGTGATTGGTGACGCGCTGTGCCGCACGCTGAAGTTCGTCGGGCACAGTGTGATCAGCGACAACCATCTGGGCGACTGGGGAACCCAGTTCGGGATGATCATCTACGGCTACAAGCACTTCGCCGACAAAGACGCCTACAAAGCGGCCCCGGTGCCGGAGCTGTCGCGGATCTACCGCGAGGTGCGAGGGCTGATGGATTACTTCGACGCGAAGAAGGAGCTACCGCAGCTGATCGAGAAGCTCGCCGAGCGAACGGCCGAGTACGAAGCCGCCAAGAACGCACCAGAGCCTGCCGACAAAGCCGAAGCGAAGAAGCAGAAGAAGGAAGTGGGCCGTTTTCAGTCGCAGATTGGCGACCTGAATGAAGCAATTGAGTCGACCAAGGCCAAGATCGCTAAGACCGAAGATTCGCCCGAGCTGAAGAAGCTTGCCGAAGCGCATGCCGAGATCAGCACAGCCGTCCTGCAGGAAACGGTCAAGCTGCATGAAGGGGATGCCGAAAACATCGCTCTGTGGAAAGAGTTCCTGCCGTTCTGCGAAGACGAAATCAAGCGGGTTTACGAGCGGCTGAACGTGACGTTCGATCACCAGCTGGGCGAGAGCTTCTATCACGATCGCCTAGCCGCCGTGGTCGAAGACTTCGAGCGGCGGGGCTTGGCTAAAGAGTCGCAAGGGGCAACGTGCGTGTTCCTCGACGGATTCAAGGCTCCGATGATCATCCGCAAGCGAGATGGGGCGTTCCTCTACTCGACAACCGACCTGGCGACCATTGCGTACCGCATGGAGCACTGGAAGCCTGATGCGATTCTGTACGTGGTCGACTTCCGCCAAGGGGAGCACTTCGACAAGCTGTTTGCCGCCACGCGGCTGTGGGGTTACACCGATATCGAACTGAAGCACGTCAGCTTCGGTACCGTGATGGGAGACGACGGCAAGCCGTTCAAGACGCGGTCTGGCGATACGGTGGGCCTGGAAGGTCTGCTGGATGAAGCGGTCAGCCGCGCTTACAAGGTGGTCAGCGAGGGGGACGAACGGCAGCCTGATGGACCGAAGCTGGACGAGGCTCAGCGCAAACAGATTTCGGAAACGGTGGGCATCGCCGCACTGAAGTATGGCGACCTGTCGCAGAATCGCGAGACCGACTACACGTTCAGTTACGACAAGATGCTGGCCCTGAATGGGAACACGGCCACTTATATGCAGTACGCCTATGCCCGCGTGCAGAACATCTTCCGCAAGGGAGAAGTCGATATCGAGGCCCTGCGAAGCAGTGGTGCGACTATCACCGTTGAGCACCCGGCCGAGCGTCAGCTGGCGATGGCCATCCTGCGGTTTTCCGAGGCGCTGGACGACGTGCTATTGGATTATCGCCCGAATTACCTGACCAACTATCTATTTGATCAGTTGGCTAAGTCGTACAGCAGCTTCTACGATCAGTGCGAAGTTCTGAGCGCTGGCACCGAAGAGCAGAAGAATAGTCGACTCTTGCTTTGCGATTTGACCGCCCGGGTGATACAACAAGGCCTGGATTTGTTGGGTATCCAAACGGTCGACAAGATGTAG
- the rsfS gene encoding ribosome silencing factor, translated as MTESDKPEATSENDNNASFELAKAAAQVIEDNNGRDICILDMRHLTPIFDFFVIGTGGSRRQLHAMSEEIDDKLEKDLGDRRMGREGYDESRWILLDYGTVVCHLFDEETREYFQLEQLWADAKKIDLTGILRNPGE; from the coding sequence GTGACTGAATCTGACAAGCCGGAAGCAACTTCCGAAAACGACAACAACGCCAGCTTTGAACTCGCCAAGGCAGCCGCCCAGGTGATCGAAGACAACAACGGCCGCGACATCTGCATTCTCGATATGCGGCACCTGACGCCGATCTTCGATTTCTTCGTCATCGGTACCGGTGGTAGCCGTCGGCAGTTGCACGCGATGAGCGAAGAGATCGACGACAAGCTCGAAAAAGATCTCGGCGATCGCCGCATGGGCCGCGAAGGGTACGATGAAAGCCGCTGGATTCTGTTGGACTACGGCACGGTCGTGTGCCACCTGTTCGACGAAGAAACCCGCGAGTACTTCCAGCTGGAACAGCTATGGGCCGATGCCAAAAAGATCGACCTGACCGGCATCCTGCGAAACCCAGGCGAATAA
- a CDS encoding PIN/TRAM domain-containing protein has product MALIVLRIVFILVAAGVGITVIRVDTFRSALQENPWPAFVGVMMLALSVIGIDIFVKNKRYDTISGVYFGLLVGLSLTYILGLITQVWFPADNPGAVTAHRALQLVVGMVLCYSCISLVLQTKDDFRFIIPYVEFAKEVKGPKPYVLDTSIVIDGRIADVVETGFFDNVLIMPRFVLAELQGIADSSDKLKRSRGRRGLDILNRLRNNDQVDLKIHDRETPDMEGQPVDMKLVLLAKLLEGKIVTGDYNLNKVAKLHNVEVINLNEIANALKPVFLPGEHLSVRIVKKGEEDSQGVGYLDDGTMIVVEGGRDHINSQVRILVTSVLQTSAGRMIFGRYEANEGGTSGGGQKTHATA; this is encoded by the coding sequence ATGGCGCTGATCGTACTTAGAATTGTTTTTATCCTGGTGGCTGCCGGTGTCGGTATTACCGTCATTCGGGTCGATACCTTCCGTAGCGCACTTCAGGAAAATCCTTGGCCTGCGTTCGTGGGTGTCATGATGCTGGCCTTGTCGGTCATTGGCATCGATATTTTCGTCAAGAACAAGCGATACGACACCATCTCCGGGGTTTACTTCGGGCTGCTGGTGGGGCTCTCGCTGACCTATATCCTGGGCCTGATCACGCAGGTCTGGTTTCCGGCCGATAACCCCGGGGCAGTTACCGCGCACCGGGCCCTGCAATTGGTGGTCGGGATGGTGCTGTGCTATAGCTGTATCAGTCTGGTGCTGCAGACGAAGGACGACTTCCGCTTCATCATTCCTTATGTTGAATTCGCCAAGGAAGTGAAGGGTCCCAAGCCGTACGTCCTGGATACCAGTATCGTGATCGACGGACGCATCGCCGACGTCGTCGAGACCGGCTTCTTCGACAATGTGCTGATCATGCCCAGATTCGTCCTGGCGGAACTCCAGGGCATTGCCGACAGCAGCGACAAGCTGAAACGCAGTCGCGGCCGTCGTGGTTTGGACATCCTTAATCGTCTGCGCAATAACGATCAGGTCGACCTGAAGATCCACGACCGCGAGACGCCGGACATGGAAGGACAACCGGTCGACATGAAGCTGGTCCTGCTGGCCAAGTTGCTGGAAGGAAAGATCGTCACCGGCGACTACAACCTGAACAAGGTTGCCAAGCTGCACAACGTGGAAGTGATCAACCTGAACGAGATCGCCAACGCCTTGAAGCCAGTCTTCTTGCCGGGTGAACATCTCTCGGTGCGGATTGTCAAAAAGGGTGAAGAAGACAGCCAAGGCGTCGGTTACCTGGACGACGGCACGATGATTGTGGTTGAAGGTGGTCGCGATCACATCAACAGCCAGGTCCGCATTCTGGTGACCAGTGTGCTGCAAACCAGTGCCGGACGCATGATTTTCGGACGCTATGAAGCGAACGAAGGAGGCACTTCCGGTGGCGGTCAGAAGACGCACGCCACGGCCTAA
- the dgt gene encoding dGTP triphosphohydrolase, translating into MNYDQREDRLLAPYALRSKQSRGREHDESDQPYRSPFQRDRDRIIHSSAFRRMADKTQVFMNVSDYHRTRLTHTIEVVNVARTIGRSLGLNEELIEALGYLHDLGHPPLGHTGEEVLQECMADCGGFSHNAFGLVLVRYLETRSPYYDGLNLTHEVLEGQITRVDKRQMTFLRPLLEAQTVEACDSITYDTHDADDALKLGLVRFDELMQVPLFAQSAEKAYQRYGELSGRRLRKMVIHQLIDIQVTDVMQTAMERIAKWNPGSPEEAEMCEPIVTVSDDLRARKTQLEQFLFDRVYRHPEIVAFRKRGQDQLRQMYEGYLRRPELVRGKCADWFEVWGLPRTVGYYIATMTDSYCQREFDAHFR; encoded by the coding sequence ATGAATTACGACCAGCGCGAGGACCGGCTTCTGGCTCCTTATGCGCTGCGGAGCAAACAATCGCGCGGCCGCGAGCACGACGAGTCGGATCAACCGTATCGTTCTCCGTTTCAGCGCGATCGCGATCGAATCATCCATAGCAGTGCGTTTCGCCGGATGGCCGATAAAACTCAAGTGTTCATGAATGTCAGCGACTACCACCGCACACGGCTGACGCACACTATTGAAGTGGTCAACGTGGCCCGCACCATCGGCCGCAGCCTGGGGCTGAATGAAGAGTTGATCGAGGCTTTGGGGTATTTGCACGATCTGGGGCATCCTCCGCTGGGGCATACCGGCGAGGAAGTTTTGCAGGAATGTATGGCCGATTGCGGAGGGTTCTCGCACAACGCGTTTGGCCTGGTGCTGGTGAGGTATCTTGAAACGCGCAGCCCCTATTACGACGGGCTGAATCTCACGCACGAGGTGCTTGAAGGGCAGATCACGCGGGTCGACAAGCGGCAGATGACCTTCCTACGGCCGCTGCTGGAAGCCCAGACGGTCGAGGCTTGCGACAGTATTACGTACGACACCCACGATGCCGACGATGCGCTCAAACTGGGGTTGGTGCGGTTCGACGAGTTGATGCAAGTACCGCTGTTCGCGCAAAGTGCAGAAAAAGCGTATCAGCGGTATGGAGAATTGAGCGGACGTCGGCTGCGGAAGATGGTCATTCACCAGTTGATCGACATCCAGGTGACCGACGTCATGCAGACCGCCATGGAGCGGATTGCCAAGTGGAACCCAGGCTCGCCGGAGGAAGCCGAGATGTGCGAGCCGATCGTGACGGTAAGCGACGACCTGCGTGCCCGCAAAACCCAACTAGAACAGTTCCTTTTCGATCGGGTTTACCGCCACCCCGAGATCGTGGCGTTCCGTAAGCGGGGTCAGGACCAACTGCGGCAGATGTACGAGGGGTATTTACGCCGTCCTGAGCTGGTACGCGGGAAATGTGCCGACTGGTTCGAGGTTTGGGGGCTGCCCCGCACCGTTGGGTACTACATTGCCACCATGACCGATTCTTATTGCCAACGGGAGTTTGACGCCCATTTTCGCTAG